The following DNA comes from Curtobacterium sp. 9128.
ACGGTGTTCTCCCGGCCGGGCCTCGGCCGGGTCACCGCGACCGCGGTCCAGCAGCAGGACATCCCCGTCGTCCAGGGCATCGTCCTCTTCGCCGCGGCGGTGTTCGTCGTCGTCAACCTCGTCGTCGACCTGGTGTACCCGCTCCTCGACCCGCGTGTCGTCGTGGCGGGCAGCCGGAGGAAGCTCCGGGAACCGACCGGCGAACCGGCACCCCAGGGGGTCCTCGCATGACCGAGACCACACAGCTCGCGATCGGCGGCCGGACGGCCGTCCTCAGCGACCGGGTCCCCGGTCGCGGGACGACGCTCCGTGTGCTCGTCGCCCGCCCCACGCTGACCGTCGCGCTCGTCTGGCTGGCGCTCGTCGTCATCGCCGCGTTCCTCCCAGGAGCGCTCACCTCCCACGACGCCCTCGCCGCCGACCCCGCGGCGAAGCTCACCGCACCAGGTGCCGCGCACTGGTTCGGCACCGACCAGCTCGGCCGTGACCTGTACGCACGCGTCGTGCACGGCACTGCGCTCACGCTGCAGGCGGCGGTGCTCGCGATCGTCATCGGTCTCGTCGGCGGGTCGCTCGTCGGCCTCGTCGCCGGGTTCGTCGGCGGGGTGGTCGACGCCGTGCTCATGCGGATCGCGGACGTCCTGCTCGCGATCCCGAGCCTGTTGCTCTCGCTCACCATCGTGACGGTGCTCGGATTCGGCACCGCGAACGTCGCGGTGGCCGTCGGCGTCGCGAGCATCGCCACGATCGCCCGCATCATGCGCTCCGAGGTGGTCAGGGTCCGCACAGCGCAGTACGTCGAAGCCGCGGCCGCCGGAGGCAACCGCTGGTGGCGGGTGCTCGCCGTGCACGTGCTGCCGAACGCTGCCGGGCCGGTGCTCGTCCTCGCCGCGCTGGAGTTCGGGACCGCGATCCTCGCCGTCTCGAGCCTGAGCTTCCTCGGCTACGGCGCACAGCCGCCGGCACCGGAGTGGGGCTCGCTCGTCGCCACCGGTCGCGACTTCATCGCGACGTCGTGGTGGCTCACCACGATCCCCGGTCTCGTCATCGCGGTGACGGTCCTCGCCGGCAACCGCGTGGCCCGTGCCCTCGACACCGAACGGCGGGCCGTCCGATGAGCCTCCTCACCATCAGGGACCTGTCCGTCGACCACGGACACGGCGCGTCCCGGCGCACGACGCTCCACGGGATCTCCCTCGACGTCGGACGCGGAGAGCGCGTCGCGATCGTCGGCGAGTCCGGTTCGGGCAAGTCGACGACGGCCCAGGCCGTCCTCCGGCTCCTGCCCGCCGCGGCGACGCTGACGGGAGGCTCGGTGCGGCTCGCCGGGGCCGGCGCCGGTTCCGGAGACCTGGACCTGGTGACGGCGACCGACGCCGAGGTGCGTGGCGTCCGCGGGCTGCGCGTCGGCTTCGTGCCGCAGGACCCGACCGTGTCGCTCAACCCGGTCACCCGGGTCGGCGCCCAGGTCGCGGAGGTCCTCGCCATCCACGGCATCGCCACCGGGGCCGAGGCTGCTGCGCGCGCGGTCGAGGAGCTGCGCCGTGCGGGGATCGGCCGCCCGGAACTCCGTGCACGGCAGTACCCGCACGAGCTCTCCGGCGGGATGCGCCAGCGGGTGCTCATCGCGATCGCCCTGATCGGCGACCCGGAGCTCCTCGTCGCGGACGAACCGACGAGCGCCCTCGACGTCACCGTGCAGCGGACGATCCTCGACCACCTGGACCGGCTCGTCGCCGAGCGGGGGACCAGCGTCCTCTTCATCACCCACGACCTCGGGGTGGCCGCGGACCGGTCGGACCGGATCGTCGTGCTGTCCGAAGGACGGATCGTCGAGCAGGGAACGCCAGACGAGGTGCTCGGCTCCCCACGCGAGCCGTACACCCGAGCCCTGATCGCCGCTGCGCCGAGTCTCGACGACCTGACCGTGACCGCCCGGGCCGAGCCGAGCCTCCCGACCGGCGTTGCCGGACCCGTCGACCACCTGGTGGTCGCGACGGGGCTGCGGAAGACCTTCGGGCACGTCCCCGCCGTCGACGGCGTCGACGTGTCCGTGCCTCGCGGGCGCACGCTCGCGCTGGTGGGGGAGTCCGGCTCGGGGAAGTCGACGACCGCGCGACTGATCCTCGGCCTGGAACGACGCGACGAGGGCACCGTGCTGTTCGACGGCGAGCCCGTCGGGCGACGAGGTGCCGCGCTCCGTGCGTTCCGGCGCCGGGCGCAGATCGTCCAGCAGAACCCGTACGCGGCGCTGCACCCGCGGCTGTCCGTGGAGTCCGTCGTCGCCGATCCGCTCGCCGCGTTCGGCGTCGGCTCCCGACGGACCCGCGCCGCACGTGCGCGGGAGCTCGTCGACCTCGTCGCCCTCCCCGCCTCGGTGCTCAGGCGACGTGCGGACGAACTCTCCGGCGGGCAGCGGCAGCGCGTGGCGATCGCCCGTGCGCTGGCGCTCGACCCGTCGTTCGTCGTCCTCGACGAGCCGGTCTCGGCACTCGACGTGTCGGTCCAGGCCCAGGTCCTCGACCTGCTCGCCGAGCTGCAGGAACAGCTCGGCGTCTCCTACCTGTTCATCTCGCACGACCTGGCCGTCGTCCGTCGCATCGCACACGAGGTGTCCGTCCTCCGTGGCGGCCGCGTGGTCGAGCACGGCGACGTCGCCCAGGTCCTGCACGACCCGCAGCACGACTACACGCGTGCGCTGCTCGACGCGATCCCCGGTCGGTCCCGGCGCGCGGCACCCGATCTCGGCGTCACCGACGTCGCCGGCGTCACCGACGTCGTCACCCCCGAAGGAGCACGATGACCACCGCACGAACCCCGTACCGACTGGTGGCCGCGATCGCGGCCGGCACCGCGGCGGCCCTCGTCATGGCCGGCTGCTCGTCGGGCAGCACGGCGTCGTCCTCGTCGTCCTCGAAGCCGGTGGACGGCGGCGACCTGACCTACGCGATCGCGAACGACCCGATCTCGCTGAACCCGTCCGGCACCGGCGCCGGGAACGACACGCTCGCGATCACCCGGCAGCTCGTCGACTCGCTGCTCTGGCAGGACCCGTCGGACGGGTCGCTCAAGCCGTGGCTCGCGACGAAGTACACCGCGAACGACGACGCCACGCGCTTCACGTTCGACCTGCGCTCCGGCGTCACGTTCTCGGACGGCACCCGGTTCGACGCGACCGCCGTCAAGGACACCTTCGACGACATCGCCGCAGCAGGGGCCGCGAGCACCGCCGCGTCGTCCTTCTCCGGTTACAGCGGGACGAAGGTCGTCGACGACGACACCGTCGAGGTCGACTTCGACCAGCCGAACGCCGCCTTCCCGAACGCCACGTCCTCGGTCGCACTCGGGATCGTCTCGCCCGGCACGACGAAGGTGCCGTTCGACGACCGGTCGACCGGGTCCGAGGTCGTCGGGACCGGGCCGTTCACGCTCAGCTCGTACACGAAGAACACGTCGACCGTCCTCACCAAGCGCAAGGGGTACGACTGGGGGCCGGCCGCACGGACGAACGCCGGAGCGGCACACCTGTCGAAGGTGACGTTCCAGGTCGTCCCCGAGGCGAGCGTCCGCTCGGGCAGCCTGCAGTCCGGTCAGCTGGACGCCATCAGCAGTGTGCAGCCGAGCGACACGGACTCCCTGAAGACCCAGTTCGACCTGGTCACGCGGGCGAACCCCGGGCAGGTGTTCGGGCTGACCTTCAACCAGGAGCGGCCGCTCGTCGCCGACGTCGCCGTCCGCAAGGCGATCGCGCAGGCGGTCGACCCGAAGACCGTCAGGGACACCTCGCTCAACTCCCTCTTCAAGGTCGCGACGTCCGTGCTCGGTTCGACGACGCCCGGGTACACCGACACGTCCTCGTCGCTCCGGTACGACCCGTCGGCGGCATCGGCCGCGCTGACCGACGCCGGCTGGGTGGAGGGCTCCGACGGCATCCGCGCGAAGGACGGCCGGAAGCTGCAGCTCAAGCTGATCTGGATCACGAACTTCGGTCCGAACCAGACGTCCCTGGAGCTCATCCAGCAGGAGCTCGAGAAGGTCGGCGTCGGGCTCACGCTCGAGAGCGGCACCGTCCCGCAGTACCTCGCGAACCTCGGCAGCGGTGACTGGGACCTCGCGTGGGACAACAACTCGCGCGCGGACGGCGACGTCCTCCGCTCGAAGTTCTCGAGCAGTGGCGCCCAGTCGATCGGAGCTTCAGACGCCACGCTCGATGCCCTCTTCCAGAAGGAGCTCTCACAGTCCTCACCCACCGACCGCGACGCGACCTTCGCCGAGATCCAGGAGCGCATCGCGTCCCAGGCCGACTTCGTCCCCGTCCACGAGCTGACGAGCATCATCGCCACCGCGAAGGACGTGCACGGCATCGCGTACGGGGCGGACACCCGGCTCGACCAGCTCACCGGCGCCTGGAAGGACGCATCGTGACCACACCACTCGCCGTCCTCGACCTCGTCCCGGTCAGCGCGGGTTCGACCCCCGCCGAGGCGCTCCGCAACACCGTCGACCTCGCCCAGCGCGCTGAACGTGCCGGGTACGCCAGGTACTGGCTCGCGGAGCACCACCTCAACCCCGGGGTCGCCGGCAGCGCGCCGAACGTCGTGATCGGGGCGATCGCCGCGGCGACGTCCACGATCCGCGTCGGCAGCGCCGCCACCCTCGTCGGGAACCAGCGCGCGTTGCAGATCGCCGAGACGTTCGGCACGCTCACGGGGCTGTACGGCCCGCGCTTCGACCTCGGGCTCGGCCGGTCGGGTGCTCCGGCACCAGGGACCCCGAAGCCGCCGTCGCTCGCCCCGCGGTCCGACGAGGTCGTGGACGGGCTGCTCGTCCCCGCGCCGTTCGACTTCCGGATCGCGCCGAACAGCCGGTTCGCCCTCCAGGGGACGTTGCTCGGGCGGGTCCCCGGCGACGTCGACGCGTTCGAGGGTGAGGTGTCGCTCCTCAGGGCCTTCCTCGCGGGCACGTACGAGCCCGGCGGCGCGGACGGCGGGTCGGTCGTCGACGCCACGCCCGCTGCCGGCGCCGATGTCGAGCTCTGGGTGCACGGGTCGACCGGCGGGGAGAGCGCGCGGATCGCCGGCGCGCTCGGGTTGCCCTACGGCGCGAACTACCACACGTCGCCGGGCACGGTCCTGGCGTCGGTGGAGGCCTACCGTTCGGCGTTCCGGCCTGGGGTCCTGCCGGCGCCGCACGTCGTCGTGTCGGCTGATGTCGTCGTCGCGGACACCGACGCCGAGGCCGCGCGCCTCGGCTCGGGCTACGCGGCGTGGGTGCACTCGATCCGCTCGGGCGTGGGAGCGATCGCGTACCCGTCGCCGGCCGACGGGGCGGTGCTCGACGCCGAGGTCGCCTCCTCGGTCGGTGACCGGCTGGCGACCCGGTTCGTCGGCGCGCCGCCGGAGGTTGTCTCGCGGCTCGAGACGCTCCGCCGGGTGACGGGAGCGGACGAGCTGCTCGTCACGACGATCACGCACGAGCACGCCGACCGCGTGCGCTCGTACGAGCTCCTCGCCGAGGCGTGGGCAGCGCACGAGTCCGCCCCCGAGGCGGTCGCCGCGCGCTGAGCGCGCCGCGCTCGGCGCGCTCGGCGTCGGGCGTCGGCTGCGTCGAGTGCGCGGAAGTGGTGGCTGGTCCGCGTCTCGGATCGCACCTTCTGCGCACTCGGCCGTCGGCCGACCGACCTCCCGGCCGAGTGCGCGGATGTGGCGTCGCACCCGACTCGGGAATCGGCCTTTGTGCGCAGTCGTCGCATGAGGCCCGGCCCGGCCACACGCCGGACGGGAGCCTCGTGACGGTCCGGTCACGAGCCTCCCGTCCGGCATCGAGTGCGCGGAAGTGGTGGCTGGTCAGCGTCTCGGATCGCACCTTCTGCGCACTCGGCCGGCCGACCGACCGCCCGACCGCCCGGCCGAGTGCGCGGACGCGGTGTCGTACCCGCCCCGGGAATCGGCCTTTGTGCGCACTCGTCGCATGATGCCCGGCCCGGCCACATGCAGGACGGGAGGCTCGTGACGGTCCGGTCACAAGCCTCCGGTCCGGCGTCGAGTGCGCGGAAGTGGTGGCTGGTCCGCGTCTCGGATCGCACCTTCTGCGCACTCGGCCGGCCGGACCCGAGCCTCCCGTCGGGCGCCGAGTGCGCGGACGTGGCGTCGCACCCGACCCGGGAGCCGCCTTTTGTGCGCACTCGTCCCGTCCGCTGGCGGGCCCGGCTGGATCGCGCACCGCCCCTGCGCACTCGTCGCGCGGATCCGGGGCCGGCCGCACGCCGGACGGGAGGCTCGTGGCGGCCTGGCCACGAGCCTCCCGTCCGATGCGTGCCGAGCCCGCCGCCGATGGTTGCGTCCGCAAGGAGCGACGGGGTCGCTGTCGTACGACAGCGACCCTGTCGCTGTGCCGCGCGTGCAAGTGTTGCGTCCGCAACGAACGACACCCTCGACGTCGTACGACGTCGAGGGTGTCGTTCCGAGTCGGCCCGGCGAGCCGACCGACCCGCCGAGCCGACCGACCCGCCGAGCCGACCGACTCGGCTCAGCTGTTGTCGAGCGGCAGCCCCGGCGGGTTGATCTCGGACTGCTGCACGGCCTCGTTCGACAGGTTGTACGCCTGCAGCCACTTGGCGTACGTGCCGTCGTCGATGAGCTCGTTGATCGCCTTCTGGACCGGCTCCACGAGTCCGTTGTCCTTCTTCGTCGTCGCGGCGATGAGCCCCTGCAGCGACCCACCCGCACCGGAGTACGTCCCCGCGGTCGTGGTCGGGTTCGCGCTGCCCGCGCTCTGCGTGTTCTGGTACGCGATGCTCGGGTTCGGGCCGAAGGACGCGTCGATCTTGCCGGAGTCGAGCGCGAGCTTCGTCGAGTTCGTGTCCGGGTAGTACTTGACCGTCAGGGTCTTGCCGGCGGCCTCGAGCTGGTCCTTCCACTCGAGCAGGATCTTCTCCTGGTTCGTCCCGGACCCGACGGCGACGGTCTTGCCCGCGAGCACCGAGGGGTCGCCGTCGAACGTCCAGTCGCTCGACTTCAGGACCTGGAAGGCCAGGTTGTCCTCGCGGTACGAGGCGAAGTCGTACTTCTCCTTGCGCTGCTCGGTGTCCGTCACGTTCGAGAACCCGACGTCGACCGACCCGCTGTCGATGCCGACGAACAGGTTGTCCCATGTCGAGTTCTTCACCTGCGCGTCGAGCCCGAGCTTCGCCGCGACGAGCCGACCGAGGTCGGGTTCGGCACCCGTCAGCGTCTTCTGGTCGTCGCCGGTGTAGGCCAGCGGCGGGAACCCGGAGGGCAGTGCGCCGATGCCGATGACGAGCTCGCCCGACTTCTTGACGTCGGACGGCAGCGCGTCGTGGAGCTTCGTGTCCTCGGCGACGGTGAGCGTCGTCTCCTTCGCTGCGCCGTTCGAGGCGGCACCGATGGTGACCTTGCCGTCGGCGGAGGAGCCGGAGCCGGAGCCGGTGCCGGCGTTCGCTCCCGCGGCGCAGCCGGCCAGGGCGACGACGACGCCGGCGGCGATGACGAGGGCGCCGGTGCTGCGCCAGCGGGACAGGGTGGTGATGGGCATGGTTCTCCTGGGGTCGGGTGCTGTGGGGGTGGGGAGTCGGGGTCAGCGCAGGCGGCTGAGGAACGCGCGGGTCCGGTCGTGGCGGGGCGCGTCGATGACCTGCGACGGCGGACCCTGCTCGACGATCCGGCCGTGGTCAAGGAACACGACGTGGTCGGCGACCTCGCGGGCGAAGGCGACCTCGTGGGTGACGATCACGAGGGTCGTGCCGGACGCGGCGAGGGACCGGATGACGCCGAGCACCTCGCCGACGAGCTCCGGGTCGAGCGCCGAGGTGGGCTCGTCGAGCAGCAGCACCTCTGGTTCGAGGGCCAGCGCGCGGGCGATCGCGACGCGCTGCTGCTGGCCGCCCGAGAGCTGCCTCGGACGGGCGTCTGCGCGGTCGCCCAGTCCGACCTGCTCGAGCAGGGCGATGCCGCGGACCCGGGCGGAAGCGACACGGACGCCGGAGGCGACGAGCCCCTCGATGACGTTCTCGAGCGCGGTCAGGTGCGGGAACAGGTTGAAGTGCTGGAACACGAACCCGATCCGGGCGCGCTGCCGGAGGATCGCTCGCTCCGGCAGCTCCTTGTAGCGACCGCTCCCCGGCACCAGCCGCACGCCGATCGTCTCGTCGCCGATCGTGACGACGCCGCGGTCCGGCGGCTCGAGGTGGTTGATCGCGCGGAGCAGTGTGGACTTGCCCGACCCGGACGGCCCGAGGATGGCGGTCACGCTCCCGGCCGCCAGGTCGAGGTCGATCCCGTCGACGACCCGGTTGTCGCCGAAGGCCTTGACGGCCCCGCGGATGCTGATCGTCGCGCTCACGAGATGACCCTTCCGTCGTTGTTGTCCGAGGTGACCAGACGGCCAGCGGGCGCCGACGACCGGACCGGAGCCGAGCCTCCTGTCCGGATCCGCCGCCAGGCGGCGCGGACCCGCTGGAGCGGCGTCGGCGGCAGCGTGCGCACCGAGCCGCGAGACGTCCACCGCTCGACGTGGTACTGGACGACGGAGACGGCACTGGTCAGCGCGAGGTACCAGAGCGTCGCGACGACGAGCAGCGGGATGATGTCCGTCGGGTAGGTGCTCGACAGGTTCTGGACGACCCCGAACAGGTCCAGGAGTGACACGTAGAACAGCAGCGAGCTCGCCTTGAGCAGCCCGACGATCTGGTTCACGAACGCCGGCACGATCGAGCGCATCGCCTGCGGCAGCACGATGCGGAGGAACTGCCGGTGCCGGGGGAGCCCGAGAGCCTGTGCGGCCTCGTGCTGCCCGTGGTCCACGGCGAGGACCCCGGCGCGGACGATCTCCGACGCGTAGGCGATCTCGCTGAGGCTCAGCCCGATCACGCCGATCGCCAGGTCACCGAGCACGTTCGCGGTCGGCACCTCGACGTGCGGGCCGAACGGCACGCCGATCCCGATCGTCGGGTACAGGTTGCCGAGGTTGTAGAGGAAGACGAGCACCAGGATCAGCGGCACGGACCGGAACAGCCAGACGTACCCCCACGCCAGGCTCGACAGCACCGGGTTGCGCGACAGGCGGGCGATCGCGACGACGATGCCACCGGCGAAGCTGATCACGGCGCTGAGCGCCGTCGCGACGAGCGTGAGCTGCAGGCCGGTCAGGATCGCCGGGCTGAACAGCCACTTCCCGACCCGCGGCCACTCCCAGGACGGGTTCGTGAAGAGCGTCTCGACGAGGTTCGCGAGCAGCACGAGCACGACCGCCGCAGCGATCCACCGCAGCGGGTGGCGGAGCGGGATGACGGGGCGGTCGGTCGGACTGGAGGCTCGGGTCGGCTCCGCCCCGTCGGTCCTGATGGTCTTCTCGAACGGGTGGATCCCGACCTCCTCCGACGACTTGGTCACGTCGTACAGCGGGGTGTAGCCGAGCCGGGTGTACAGCCGGACCGCTTCGGGTTGACGCGGCCCGGTCGTCAGGTACACGCGCCCGAAGCCACGTCGTCCGGCCTCGGCCTCGAGTTCCTCGACGACGACCCCCGCGAGGCCACGGCCGCGCGCCTCGGGGGCCGTCCAGATCCGCTTCAGCTCGATCGTGTCGTCGTCGTACGGCTTGAACGCGCCGCCGGCCACCAGGCGGTCGTCCTCGTACAGGAGCACGAACGTGCCGAGCGGCGCGGTGAAGTGCTCGACGGGGTACCGGTTGATCTCGGTGGAGGCCGGCTCGCCGAAGTGGTCGCCGTAGCGGGCGTCGTACTCGCGCTCGAGGTCCGCGAGCATCGGTGCCGCTGCCGGGTCGTCGGGGCGGACGGTGCGGAACGCGAGGGCGCCGTGCCGGTGCTCCGTCGCGTGTGCCGTGTCGGTCATGGCGTGACGGTACGAGGCTGCCGTGCCGCGCGGCAACGCCCGCGCAACACAGCGGCACGGAACGGAACCCGGCGTCACGTCAGGACGGCGGATGACCTTCCGTGACGCGGAGGCCGCTCGCTATCGTGAGCCCATGAGCGCCCATCGCGTCACCGCACCAGAGCCCCCGGCCGACGGCAGCAAGCCCAAGGGGCCGGCGTCGTACTTCCCGAGCATCGAGAAGACCTACGGCCGCCCCGTGCAGGAGTGGCTCGACCTCGTCGCCGACCGGCTCGACACCGACCGGCACATGGAGGTCGTCGCGTGGTTGAAGTCCGAGCACGGACTCGGGCACGGCCACGCGAACGCGCTCGTGGGGTACGTGAAGAACGCCCTCAGCTGAGGACGGACCGCAGCCGCGGGAGCGTCGCGACGTCCTCGTGCGCGCCGCCGCCCTCGTGGCCGTTGAACTCCCACACCGTCATCTCCTTCGGGCCCCCGTGCGCGTTGTACGCGGCGTAGACGGTCGACGGCGGGCACGTCGGGTCCATCAGCGCGGTCGAGTACCAGGCCGGAGCCGTCGCGCGGGCGGCGTGCAGGACCCCGTCGAAGTACGCCAGCGTGCCGAAGACCCGGTCGCGCTTGGTCCGGTGCACCGTGAGGTACTGCGCGATCTCGCGGTAGGGGTACGCGTCGGTGATCGTCGTGCCCCGCGGGAAGTCGCAGAGGAACGGCACGCGGGGGAACACGCCGGCGAGTCCCTCGACGAGCCCGGACACCGCGATCGCCATGCCGCCGCCCTGACTGACGCCGAGCACGGCGACGCGGGCGGGGTCGACGAGGTCGATCGCCCGCGCGGCGTCGACGGCACGGACGGCGTCGGTCGTGAGCCGGCGGTAGTAGTAGGTCTCCGGCGACTCGATCCCGCGCGTCATGACCCCGGAGACCGCCGGGCCGGAGCCGTCCGGATCCGGGGTGTCCCCGGCCGACCAGCCGGACCCCTGCCCGCGGGTGTCCATGAGCAGGTGCGCGTACCCGGCAGACGCCCACAGCAGCTGCTCGGTCGGGAGGCCCCGGCCACCGCCGTAGCCGATGTACTCCACCACCGCGGGGAGCGGCGCGTCCGGGCTGGTTCCCGCTGGGACGGTCAACCACGCGTGGATCCGCTGCCCGGCCCAGCCGGCGAAGGTCACGTCGTAGGTGTCGAGCGTCGTGAGGCCCGTCGCGACCCGGTCGACGGCGACGTCGATGGGGTGCTGCCGGGCGTCGGCGAGGGTGGTGGTCCAGAAGTGGTCGAAGTCATCGGGCTCGACGACGCTCCCGCGGTAGGCGAGGAGCTCGGGCCCGGTCATGTCCGTGTACACGACACCGACCCTGGCACGGCGGCGCCGGGTCTGGCTAGGAGCGGACGAGTCGTGCGATCGCCTCGGACGCTTCCTTGATCTTCGCCTCGGGGTCGCCGCCGTCAGCCATCGCATCGGCGACGCAGTGACTGAGGTGGTCCTCGACGAGGCCCAGTGCGACCGACTGCAGGGCCTTCGTCATCGCGGACACCTGGGTGAGGATGTCGATGCAGTACTGCTCGTCCTCGACCATGCGCTGCAGCCCGCGAGCCTGTCCCTCGATGCGCCGGAGACGCTTCAGGTACGCGTCCTTGGACGAGATGTAACCGTGGTGGTGCTCGGTCATGGCGCCTCCTGTCGAGTGGTACCCCACCAGGGTATGCCATGCGGCCGGAACGGCCCGCACGGCTGCGGGTCCGCGAGCGCTCGATTGTCGGTGGTGCGCCCTACCGTGACCGTCGTGGTGGAACCCGTCGACGCGTGGTGGCGCCGCCGGCAGTGGTCGCGCGGTGTGCCGATGCCGTACGCCGTCGGGGAGTTCCGTGCCGCCTGGGCGTCCTACCCGGTGCTCGTCCGGCAGTACCACCCGGAGTGGAACGCCGGCATCGTCCTCACCCAGATCCCACCGGCGGCCGACGTGCTCCTGACCTGGGAGTGCGACGTCGGCCACGTGTTCGTCGCGACCCCCGCGGAACAGCGTGGGCGTCCCGGCCGAGAGCGTCGTCGTTCCGTCTGGTGCCCCGAGTGCGCGCTGATGGCGAAGCCGCAACGCTGGCCGACCCTGCCCGACGAGTGGCCCGAAGCCGTTCCCGCACCCCAACGTGCGGTGCGGGTGACCGGGCGCCAGACCCTGCCGGCCGCGCCCGGCCGTGGGATCGGCGCTTCCGGGACGTCGGTCGGCATGCCGACCGGCGCGGTGGCGTCGGAGCGGGTCCGTCGGCCCGGTGCGGTCCGGTCGTCCGGCTCTCGCTCGGCGGCTCCTCGTCGCATCTGCCAGAAGACCCCGCGACTGCCCTCCGGCGATGCCTTCGTCAGCGTGTGTGCGCCCGCAACGGCCTCCGCGGTGGAAGCCGAACTCCGGCAGGCGTTGTCCGACCGCTTCGACTTCACGTTCGACCGCAACGCGATCCGCCTCGACCGCCCGTTCCACGACCACGTCGAGGCGTGGCCGGACATCATCCTGCCCGAGCTCCGCGTCGCGATCGAGTACGACTCCACCGGACGGCACGGCCTCGAGCACGTGGGGCCCCGCGAAGCGTCCGACCGCCGCAAGGACCGGGCGATCCGCGGTGTCGGGTGGGAGGTGATCCGGATCCGGACCGGTCGGCTGCCTGCGCTCGGCCCCCACGACCTGCAGGTGTCGGGGATCTCCGGCAGGACCATCGCGAGCCTGGTCGACACGCTCCGTGACGTCCGCGGCGCGCTCTTCGTCGACGCCTACGCACGCTGACCCCGCGCCCGAACGCCCGCGCCCGCCGACGCGCACGCCCGCGCCCGCCGACGAGCACGCCCGCCGCACCCCTCACCCGCGGAGCGCCAGGGCCTCGCTCGTCCACCGCGCGTGCGCCGCCCATGGATCCGGCACGCCGGCGGCGACGACCTCGACGTGCGCCAGCAACGCCGGCGTGGTGCGGAACCACTCCGTCCCCGGGTACCGCGTCGCTGC
Coding sequences within:
- a CDS encoding GNAT family N-acetyltransferase, whose translation is MTDTAHATEHRHGALAFRTVRPDDPAAAPMLADLEREYDARYGDHFGEPASTEINRYPVEHFTAPLGTFVLLYEDDRLVAGGAFKPYDDDTIELKRIWTAPEARGRGLAGVVVEELEAEAGRRGFGRVYLTTGPRQPEAVRLYTRLGYTPLYDVTKSSEEVGIHPFEKTIRTDGAEPTRASSPTDRPVIPLRHPLRWIAAAVVLVLLANLVETLFTNPSWEWPRVGKWLFSPAILTGLQLTLVATALSAVISFAGGIVVAIARLSRNPVLSSLAWGYVWLFRSVPLILVLVFLYNLGNLYPTIGIGVPFGPHVEVPTANVLGDLAIGVIGLSLSEIAYASEIVRAGVLAVDHGQHEAAQALGLPRHRQFLRIVLPQAMRSIVPAFVNQIVGLLKASSLLFYVSLLDLFGVVQNLSSTYPTDIIPLLVVATLWYLALTSAVSVVQYHVERWTSRGSVRTLPPTPLQRVRAAWRRIRTGGSAPVRSSAPAGRLVTSDNNDGRVIS
- a CDS encoding DUF4287 domain-containing protein; this translates as MSAHRVTAPEPPADGSKPKGPASYFPSIEKTYGRPVQEWLDLVADRLDTDRHMEVVAWLKSEHGLGHGHANALVGYVKNALS
- a CDS encoding acetylxylan esterase; the protein is MYTDMTGPELLAYRGSVVEPDDFDHFWTTTLADARQHPIDVAVDRVATGLTTLDTYDVTFAGWAGQRIHAWLTVPAGTSPDAPLPAVVEYIGYGGGRGLPTEQLLWASAGYAHLLMDTRGQGSGWSAGDTPDPDGSGPAVSGVMTRGIESPETYYYRRLTTDAVRAVDAARAIDLVDPARVAVLGVSQGGGMAIAVSGLVEGLAGVFPRVPFLCDFPRGTTITDAYPYREIAQYLTVHRTKRDRVFGTLAYFDGVLHAARATAPAWYSTALMDPTCPPSTVYAAYNAHGGPKEMTVWEFNGHEGGGAHEDVATLPRLRSVLS
- a CDS encoding metal-sensitive transcriptional regulator → MTEHHHGYISSKDAYLKRLRRIEGQARGLQRMVEDEQYCIDILTQVSAMTKALQSVALGLVEDHLSHCVADAMADGGDPEAKIKEASEAIARLVRS